aaaagccaaaaacacTTGATAAGTACAGAACATCCATGTACTGAACTAACCTGGGATGGGCATGGAGGAAAAACTGGTCAGAAGGATTTGACGAACAGTCTGCAAATGCTGCTGGAGCGTAACAGCtaactcttcttcttctgccagCTCCTGTTCCAGCAACTCTTTGGTACAGCTCATAGTCTCAGTACGctgttgtaataaaatattctgtttcTCAAACTGCACGTTCATCCTGAGTAGTCGTTTCAGCTCTGCTTCACGGACTGCATAAAAGTgaacacattagtggaataacataaaataactaTGTTTTACTTCTTATACATTACCTTACAATTTGCTCTTTAATGCCTTTGCATTCGTCATTAGGTTCTACTTTGACAACATCACATGGCTATGCaagaaatgttttcattattttgcctttttaaaaaaaaaaaaaaaaatccctatttcttttataaaaagacaaaacatcAGAGAATAGACATACAACATACAAACCCCTCCCCATAACATACAGTCAGTCTAAAAGAGATAAGTTATACCAATTGGATCTACCATATCATGCGGTCCGATCAAATAAACCGACCaagaatatacagtacattaaaacaatacacacacaaaaaaaaatcataattggAAATTAAGCCGGGGGCAGAAAGTAACCTGATTGACTAAGCTCTCTTATTTATcctattatattttatcatttgtaaTAATCTGTTCTACATTAAAGTTTCTACACCGATCTTTGTGtcagtatgtttttgttttttttattattttgaagggGGGTTAGTGGGTGTGAATATATTTTGATGAAAATTTGGTTTTCACTTGTGCTTAAAtcatgaaagaagaaaaaaatatttttctatatatttggtacatatacaaaacaggttaagtttcaagaactttttttttacttttctctgATAATTTAATGTctattaataatgcattttagatTACTATGGCTATTACTTTAACTTGTTAAAGggggataaaacaaaaaagggtcagtgcacttttttttttacaaaaagaaaaattgagaGGTTGGTGGCTGCTAGGTGAATAGGcttgcaaagtttaaaatgtttttgtttcaggAAAGAAAGGTAATGTTCAAAATCTTATAAGATAATTTTCCAGTTCACAAACCTTTATTTTGATTCAAAAACTCTTCAGTAAAAATGGGTACATCACATGTGGGGAATGCATCAGTCTCAAGATCTTTGctctaaaaacagaaaaataatactgTATTTCTAGATCCAGGACAACAATTAGTAACCAGACGATGAAGGACCACAGAGGCTCAATTTAGCCTCTTGTAAATATTGGAATGCCTACTCCCCAAAcaccaaataaaccaaaacactaATACAATAAATACTATGACATGTTTTAAAGATACTTAAGACACGGGTAAACCATGCCATATTGACATCTGATCTGTATGACAGAAAGAGAACAAAGCTGACAGATAAGAACTATGTAAAAGGCATGCTTGCAGTTACTACTTTACTCACGTTTTGTGCGTGCCCATTCAACAAGGTGGTAACATGGGTGGACACGTTGGTTTCCTCTAAAGACAGAACCAATCAGATTCAAAACTACCAACTAAAGTCAAGCATATTCTAAATTAAATAGTTTCTTTAATTATCAAGTTTGGCTTTGAAATGCAGCTTGTCACATTCAAGACTATTCTTGATTCAATTTTAATTACATACCGCAGATCAGGAGCAGTGGGTAAAGTAACAGAACACATTGCACTCTGCAGTGAATACCCCTACTAGTTAATCATATTTACGGGGAGCTTCAGATGCCCCAAAATATATATCAGCTTAGGAAACATAACAACAACAGAAGAACAACAAGTGAAGCAGTCCGCtgaccttttttaatcttttttgccTGGACCTTTTCTGTGCACACCTTGTATGCTTCAGACTGTTGGTACTCCCTGAGCTCCTTCATGTACTGCTGCTTGTCCTTCTCTGCCTCATCAAgatatttctataaaacagaGCATATTAAAAGGACAGCCTAATGTCTCTGACAGTCCTGCTGTAGAATAATGCACATTAGAGTactagagtaaaaaaaaataaagaatttgcaGCCATGtagctttcttttttcctcctttaacatttcttgccactgattggctgcttaagcaaTACGTAAAAGGAAATGGAGACTTTATACATGCGCAGTGGGATCTAAACAGATCCCCTCACACAGTGTTCAGCAGAGTCAAGGCTGGATCTGACTGGAGGGGAGGGTGTGCATGGAGATGCAGTCAGCTGAATGTACCTCCTGaagggcatttagctgggggcttggggaaagaggcaaatgcctCCATCCATTTGCAAAAAAGACCACccaacatttttaaagaatcaAGCGATTACACTTCTTCTGTAAAAATTCTGTCATACACCGTCATAGCCAGAGTGTTTAGACTCAAATATATAAATGGCAATACACATAATaagcatataaaaaatatttctataaaacataatgagaacagaaataaatattacaagaaAGGGCAAATATGTTTAGTATAAGGGTTTGTGATTGTTTCTGAAGAACAAACCTGCTTCTCTGGTGCTGGCAAGGTGCTCCACTCAGCTCccagcatctttgtgatttctgGAAATGGCAAGTCTGGGTGCTGACTTCTGATCTGTTCTCTGCGTTCATTCAAAAACCTAACATAACCCGTGACTGGGGCTTTGGGTCCATTGGGAAGaaccttttttctcttctttccttttgGCCACCCCCTCTTCTTAACTGGCtacaaaatcaaaagaaaaatatttgaacaTCAGcagatgtggaaaaaaaatgtataaagatgTTTTCATATTTCAGTCCCATACATTTCCAATATAAAGGtatgataaaaaacacaaaaaaatatattgctatatatatatatattttatatattgtgtcaTGTGAGAAACAAGGAGTACATCCTCTTTGAATtccatggttttacatatcagggcatAACAACAAAATCTGCTCTGTAGCAGTTCTAATTAGGTAAATATAACCCTTACacaaacaacacatgacatattacaccgtgccatgatttattcaacaaatataaaactaaaatggagaagccatgtgtgaaaaactaagtacaccttatgatttaaTAGCTTGTAGAgtcacctttagcagcaataacttgaagtaatcattttctgtttgACTTGATCAGCCACTTacatcattgtggaggaattttggcccactcttcctTACACGTTGCTTTAGTTCATTAaggtttgcgggcatttgtttGTGCACAACTCTTTTAAGGTCCCACGACCATTTTAATCGTGTTGAGGTATGGACTTTGACGGGACCATTGCATTACCTTGGTTCTTTTCGTTTTCAGCCATTCTGGTGTACATTTGTTGGTGTGCTTCATACAGAAAACGATTACTTCAAGATATTGCTGTTAAAGATGgctctacaagctattgaatcataaggtgtacttagtttttcccAACATagattctccattttggctttatttttgttgaataattcATCATACGGTGTTATATGTcatgttgttcatctgaggatatatttacctaatttttagacctctCCATGGAatagatgattgttatgtcccgatatctaaaaccatagaattaaaAGAGGATGTGCTTTTTCACACcactaatattatatatcttgTGCAtccagattcgtacaaattaaaattttaacaaaatttgcagaAAGAACGAAAAACGAAGACGAAAGATCTCtgaattttcttcttttactcaccctcattcacactctctgtCCCCCTACCTTCGCCACCTTGCATCTTCTTGCCCCTGAACAACCATACATGGCCTTCTAGTGAGCTGCCGCAAAAGGGGGGCAGGCTCCAGGCACACCTTCTTACCTGATTGACGTTACAGAGGAGAAGCTGTCTGcgtggctccacccttttgcagaagtttcAGAGACCAGAACAATGCACAGAGATTCATGGAAAAACAAGTGCAGAAATGCCTCTCATTCTCAGGAAGTCTGTCTCCATTACTCTTGACTCAGAATTGGCCATGTAACACGGCacacttaaatggttaaaaaataataataaaaaaaaatccattgctTTATACTCTTGTCTAGCCACAGCTACAAgagaaaaaagcataaaaactgAAATATGCAAAAGAGCTTCCAGGAAACCCTATCACCCGATTGGAGAACCAATGGAGAGGTTGTGCCCAGATGCGCTGCCCTTTTGTCCGAGTTCACTGGGAGTCCAGTTATCCAAGACGCAGACAAAGAACtctttttggagcagcagacgaagacagaaaaacaagaagatgcaaaagaAGAAGCAGGGCTGCAAAGCAAGGAGATAGGCACATGGAAGCggttggcggagaaggtagcgagagagtgaatgagagtgtgagcgtgattaagggaatggatgagtatctgtgaatgattagtatgtgtgaatgaatgagtatatgaatgagtgtgcgtgacagcatagatgtgtaagtgag
The DNA window shown above is from Spea bombifrons isolate aSpeBom1 chromosome 1, aSpeBom1.2.pri, whole genome shotgun sequence and carries:
- the LOC128490217 gene encoding SWI/SNF-related matrix-associated actin-dependent regulator of chromatin subfamily E member 1-related-like, which produces MAQTARPLTGVLNHVTKTHGGNFLVAIKQEKVKMPRTSGDKNAGNEEEPVKKRGWPKGKKRKKVLPNGPKAPVTGYVRFLNERREQIRSQHPDLPFPEITKMLGAEWSTLPAPEKQKYLDEAEKDKQQYMKELREYQQSEAYKVCTEKVQAKKIKKEETNVSTHVTTLLNGHAQNSKDLETDAFPTCDVPIFTEEFLNQNKVREAELKRLLRMNVQFEKQNILLQQRTETMSCTKELLEQELAEEEELAVTLQQHLQTVRQILLTSFSSMPIPGTGETATQGNLDVYMAKLHTMIEENPSRHENLVTRIKEVLSKIDIDKL